One Brassica napus cultivar Da-Ae chromosome A1, Da-Ae, whole genome shotgun sequence genomic region harbors:
- the LOC106360838 gene encoding COBRA-like protein 7, whose product MDSAPNFIPLPLLLLSLLLLASIPLTTSQSAADTNSSSPSDSDLCNGVFVSYTHTKGSKIPPNDSSNQPYRFESVVTVLNNGRDELKSWRVFVNFSHREILVSASNAVLSDGSSLPLSVENGTVFAGYPSSDLKSAIQTAGDVTQMQASVELVGTQFGVAPPNVPLPKNISLVTDGWKCPKATQKGKNVLQVCCMPDPDFNNTEIIDNEFLPRQNGDLTIMYDVIRSYSSNYMAQVTMENHNPLGRLDNWKLSFDWMRDEFIDTMTGAYPSLVDSSDCIDGPQAKYYQALDFSNVLSCARRPTIIDLPLTKYNDSVFGFKPYCCRNGTILPKSMDPSKSISAFQMQVYKMPPDLNISALSPPQNWRITGSLNPDYKCGPPVRVSPSQFVDPSGLPSNKTAFASWQVVCNITQQKDTSPRCCVSFSAYFNDSIIPCKTCACGCSSNRASRTCSTTSPALLLPQQALLVPFENRTELTLAWSYLKHRPVPNPMPCGDNCGVSINWHLATDYRGGWTARVTVFNWGETNFPDWFTAIQMKKAAPGFEKAYSFNATALDINGENNTIFMEGLPGLNYLVAERDGDNPLKNPRVPGKQQSVISFTKKLTPGINVPGGDGFPSKVFFNGEECSLPSIFPTSNGNKLRHISAILLALPVLALLILRV is encoded by the exons ATGGATTCAGCTCCCAACTTCATTCCTCTTCCGTTACTCCTactctctcttctcctcctcgCGTCGATTCCACTTACAACGTCTCAATCCGCCGCCGACACCAACTCATCTTCGCCTTCCGATTCCGATCTATGCAACGGCGTCTTCGTCTCCTACACTCACACCAAAGGATCCAAGATCCCGCCTAACGACTCGTCAAACCAGCCTTACCGCTTCGAATCCGTGGTGACGGTGCTCAACAACGGCCGCGACGAGCTCAAATCGTGGCGCGTCTTCGTCAACTTCTCCCACCGCGAGATCCTCGTCTCCGCTTCCAACGCGGTCCTCTCGGACGGCTCCAGCTTGCCGTTGAGCGTGGAGAACGGCACCGTTTTCGCGGGGTATCCTTCGTCGGATTTGAAGTCGGCTATTCAGACGGCGGGTGACGTCACTCAGATGCAAGCGAGTGTGGAGCTCGTCGGGACGCAGTTCGGTGTGGCGCCGCCGAATGTGCCTCTTCCGAAGAACATCTCTCTCGTTACTGATGGATGGAAGTGTCCCAAAGCCACCCAGAAAG GTAAAAATGTGCTGCAAGTGTGTTGCATGCCGGATCCAGACTTTAATAACACAGAGATTATTGATAACGAGTTCCTTCCCCGGCAAAATGGAGATCTCACTATCATGTACGATGTGATCAGATCATACTCATCGAATTACATGGCACAAGTCACAATGGAGAACCATAACCCGCTTGGCAGGCTAGATAACTGGAAACTGAGCTTTGACTGGATGCGGGACGAGTTTATTGACACCATGACAGGGGCTTACCCGAGTCTTGTTGATTCATCTGACTGTATTGATGGCCCACAGGCCAAGTATTATCAAGCTCTTGACTTTTCCAACGTGTTGAGCTGTGCAAGACGGCCAACCATCATAGACCTCCCTCTCACCAAATATAATGATTCTGTCTTCGGGTTTAAACCATATTGCTGCAGAAACGGGACTATTCTGCCAAAGTCCATGGATCCTAGCAAGTCCATCTCAGCTTTCCAGATGCAGGTTTACAAAATGCCTCCGGATCTTAACATCTCTGCTCTTTCACCTCCTCAGAACTGGCGGATCACCGGTTCACTCAACCCGGATTACAAGTGTGGCCCTCCTGTTCGTGTCAGCCCGAGCCAGTTCGTTGATCCTAGTGGATTGCCATCTAACAAGACAGCTTTTGCGAGCTGGCAAGTGGTCTGCAACATCACTCAACAGAAAGACACGAGTCCTAGGTGCTGTGTATCGTTCTCTGCCTACTTCAACGACTCAATCATCCCTTGCAAGACTTGTGCTTGTGGTTGTTCCAGCAACAGAGCTTCTCGCACTTGTAGCACAACATCCCCAGCGCTTCTCCTACCACAGCAGGCTCTTCTGGTCCCATTTGAGAACCGAACTGAACTCACTCTAGCTTGGTCTTATCTAAAACACCGTCCTGTCCCAAACCCGATGCCTTGTGGGGATAACTGTGGAGTGAGCATCAACTGGCACTTGGCTACAGACTACAGAGGAGGATGGACAGCCCGGGTCACAGTCTTTAACTGGGGAGAAACAAACTTTCCAGATTGGTTCACCGCTATTCAGATGAAAAAAGCAGCCCCAGGTTTCGAGAAAGCCTACTCGTTCAACGCAACTGCACTTGATATCAACGGGGAGAACAACACTATTTTCATGGAAGGTCTTCCTGGACTGAACTATCTTGTAGCGGAGAGAGACGGAGACAATCCGTTAAAGAACCCTCGTGTTCCCGGGAAACAACAGTCTGTTATTTCCTTCACCAAGAAACTGACTCCTGGCATCAACGTCCCAGGCGGAGACGGCTTCCCGAGCAAAGTGTTCTTCAACGGTGAGGAGTGCTCGTTGCCATCTATATTCCCAACGAGCAACGGCAACAAACTGAGACACATCTCTGCTATACTCTTGGCATTGCCGGTTTTGGCTCTCTTGATTTTGCGAGTGTAG
- the LOC106360849 gene encoding two-component response regulator ARR2-like gives MLNPGQGRGPDSGVAGGSSNSDPFPAGLRVLVVDDDPTCLMILERMLRTCLYRVTKCNRAEIALSLLRKNKNGFDIVISDVHMPDMDGFKLLEHVGLEMDLPVIMMSADDSKAVVLKGVTHGAVDYLIKPVRIEALKNIWQHVVRKKRNEWNVSEHSGSVEETGQREDGDNNSSSANNEGSWRGSRKRKEEEVDEQGGDDKEDTSSLKKPRVVWSVELHQQFVAAVNQLGVDKAVPKKILEMMNVPGLTRENVASHLQKYRIYLRRLGGVSQHQGNMNHSFMTGQDPSFGPLSTLNGFDLQALAAAGQLPAQSLAHLQAAGLARPPSLTKPGMSVDQRSIFSFENPKIRHGQMMNSGGGGNKQMNLLHGVPMEMEPRQFTGGGQMRVQQQQQQLSGGRAVGQNVQSSGMMMPVGGGPSMLQQQQQVMLSSSVPRRSETSSSSRVLPAAATTQSVVFNNFSSELPRNSFPLASAPGISVSYQEEVNSSDAKGGAGFGNPSYDIFNDYPQQHNNNNDWDLQNIGMVFNSHQDTTTASAAFSSSSSTQRQRAEHVQNHHQQQQLPSQSLNHMNGGGSVRVKSERVAETVTCPPATTLFQEQYNQEDLMSALLKQEGLPLVDNEFDFDGYSFDNIPV, from the exons tAACGAAGTGTAACAGAGCAGAGATCGCATTGTCTCTGCTACGAAAGAACAAGAACGGTTTCGATATTGTCATCAGTGATGTTCATATGCCTGACATGGACGGATTCAAGCTCCTAGAACACGTCGGTCTAGAGATGGATCTACCTGTTATCA TGATGTCTGCGGATGATTCAAAGGCCGTTGTGTTGAAAGGAGTGACTCACGGTGCAGTGGACTACCTCATCAAACCAGTACGCATCGAGGCGCTCAAGAACATATGGCAGCATGTGGTGAGGAAGAAGCGTAACGAGTGGAATGTCTCTGAACATTCCGGAAGTGTTGAAGAGACTGGGCAGAGGGAAGATGGTGATAACAACTCTTCTTCAGCTAATAACGAAGGGAGCTGGAGGGGCTCGAGGAAGAGGAAGGAAGAGGAAGTAGACGAGCAAGGGGGGGATGATAAAGAGGACACGTCTAGCTTGAAGAAACCACGTGTGGTTTGGTCTGTTGAGTTGCATCAACAATTTGTCGCTGCTGTGAATCAGCTTGGCGTTGACA AAGCGGTTCCGAAGAAGATCTTGGAGATGATGAATGTACCAGGACTAACGAGAGAAAACGTAGCTAGTCACCTCCAG AAGTATAGGATATATCTAAGACGGCTTGGAGGAGTGTCTCAGCACCAAGGGAACATGAACCATTCGTTTATGACAGGTCAAGATCCGAGTTTCGGTCCTCTTTCTACGTTGAATGGGTTTGATCTTCAAGCTCTAGCTGCTGCTGGTCAGCTCCCAGCTCAGAGCCTCGCACATCTTCAAGCAGCTGGTCTTGCTCGGCCTCCTTCACTCACTAAACCGGGGATGTCCGTAGATCAGAGAAGCATCTTCAGCTTCGAAAACCCAAAAATAAGACATGGGCAGATGATGAacagtggtggtggtggtaatAAGCAGATGAATCTGCTTCACGGTGTTCCAATGGAAATGGAACCAAGACAGTTTACAGGTGGTGGTCAAATGCGcgtgcagcagcagcagcaacaattGTCTGGTGGTCGTGCTGTTGGACAGAATGTTCAGAGCAGTGGGATGATGATGCCAGTAGGTGGAGGGCCATCAATGCtacaacagcaacaacaagTGATGTTGTCGAGTAGTGTTCCAAGGAGAAGCGAGACAAGCAGCAGCAGTAGAGTGTTACCAGCTGCTGCTACTACACAGTCGGTGGTCTTTAATAACTTTTCCTCGGAGCTACCTAGAAACAGCTTCCCGTTGGCAAGTGCACCTGGGATATCAGTTTCTTACCAAGAAGAAGTCAACAGCTCAGACGCAAAAGGTGGTGCTGGGTTTGGTAACCCGAGCTACGACATATTCAATGATTATCCGCAGCagcacaacaacaacaatgatTGGGATCTGCAGAATATCGGCATGGTCTTTAATTCTCATCAGGACACAACAACAGCATCTGCTGCTTTTTCATCTTCGTCTTCCACTCAGAGACAAAGGGCTGAGCATGTGCAGAACCATCACCAGCAACAGCAGTTGCCAAGCCAGAGTCTTAATCACATGAACGGCGGTGGTTCGGTTAGAGTGAAGTCAGAGAGAGTGGCGGAGACTGTGACTTGTCCTCCAGCAACAACACTGTTTCAGGAGCAGTATAACCAAGAAGATCTCATGAGCGCACTTCTCAAACAG GAAGGACTTCCATTGGTAGATAACGAGTTCGACTTTGACGGATACTCCTTCGATAATATTCCTGTCTGA